The Sulfurimonas sp. HSL3-2 genome segment AGTTTGTTTTTTGTTATGGAGATTACAGCTCGATAAGAAGTGCTAAAGACTCTGCGCTGTTTGTTATATGTGACAGCATCAAATATGAAGAGCTGCCTTTTTCAGGCTAACTCTTCAAACATAGTAGTAACACAACTCTCTATCATCTCATAGACTCTGTCAAAACCTTCAAAGCCGTCAAAGAAATATGGATCGGGAACATCTTCACCGTTATAACCGAATGATCCTAGTTTATGCAGATTGTTTGCGCCAAGACGTTTTAGATCATTGTAGTTACTCTGATCCAAGGCGATAACATACTCAAACTCTTCAAGCTCTTTTTTTGTTATCTGTGACGCAGTAAAAGATGATATATTGATCCCGTTCTTCTGAGCTACTTTTACCGAGTTGGCACACGGTGTCTCTCCGACATGCCAGCTGCCGGTTCCGGCAGAGGACACTCTTACATGTAA includes the following:
- a CDS encoding low molecular weight protein-tyrosine-phosphatase; protein product: MNSVIFVCLGNICRSPLAEGVAKKIVENRDLHVRVSSAGTGSWHVGETPCANSVKVAQKNGINISSFTASQITKKELEEFEYVIALDQSNYNDLKRLGANNLHKLGSFGYNGEDVPDPYFFDGFEGFDRVYEMIESCVTTMFEELA